The sequence tcatattttctatactttttcCAACATGTAAGATGACCAACATTAGCTAAACAATAATTTATAGTCTCTGCAAAGAACTCATATAACTATACTTCTTTCTCCATGTATATAGTGATAAAATTCATATAACCACttccttatttttcatatattttcatttatttctccctTACTCACATACAGAGAGACTgactgacacagacagacagtctttttctttctatctttctcccccccccctttctctctctctctctctcttctccctctctatctctctcctctctctcttctctctcttctctctctctctctctctctcctcttctctctctctctctctctctctctctctctctctctttcaatctcccccccccctttttctctctctctcattccctctatctttctttgcctctctctttctttccctctccatctctatctgattcttttcctctctccctctttctctctctctttccctttctctccctctctttcattctctctttctctatctcactctctctctctctctctctctcactcactctctctctctctctctctccctctcttctctctctctccctctctatctctctctctctctctcctctctctctctcactcactctctctttccctctctcactcactctctctttcctctctctctctctctctctttccctctctctctctctctctctctttccctctctctctctctctctttccctcttcctctctctctctttccctctctctctctctctctttcctctctctctctctcttttccttttttttcccctctcctctctctctctctttttccctctctctctcctcttttttccctctctctctgtttctcttttccctctctctcccttttccccctctcttctctttccccctctcctctctctcttttttcccttttccctcttccctctcttttttcttctctcttactctctctttctcttcccttctctctctctctcttcccttattttctctctctctctcctcctcttctctctctctctccccctcccccctttctctctctctctctcctcttttttcccctttcctctccttctcttctcctctctctctccccctcttcccccctccgttttttcctccctctccctctctcgtttttctctcgctctctcgctttttctctccctcccttgctctctcgctctttctctcctcccccctctctcccctttttctctccctcctctctctctcccctttctcccctctccctcgctctttctctcccctctctcgctcttttcttctgctctctcgtctctctccccctgctctctctctctcgttttcctcttctctctctctctctcctctctctctctctttctttcccttttacttctctcttccttttccttttactcctccctttcttttccccttttactctctctcttttcttccttttactctctcctttctcttccttttacttctctctttctcttttttatctctctctttccttcccttttactctcttttttcttttccttttactctttttttcccccctcttactctctcttcttttcccccccctctgctctcttcttctctctctctcttcccttcctctgtctccccttctctctctctcttccccttcccggtcctccctctctccccctccttctctctctccttttcccccttctcccccgccccccttttccccctttctctctctccttccttttttcccctttccctgttttcccttctccccttcctctgtttctctttctctgtctctgtcctctgtctctgtctctgtctctgtctctgtctctgcccgtctctctcttttctctctctctctctctcctctggggttctctctctccttccccttctctcttctctctttctttctcttccccccttcctttctctctctttctctcctcttacccctttttcctttactctctttctcttttttcttttctttctttttcctctctctctctctctcttgtttgaaGGATGTATCTACTTATGCTAAACAATTGCTACAGTTCAGTTCATGCAAAAGAATAAATGGCATCTCTGGAATTCAACATTTACTTTAAAGGTTTGAAAATATTATACTCACTTTTCTGATGTCCTGGAGGGAATAGTGATACATTTTACCTTGCCTCTGCCCCAAGTGTGCCTAAATAGTAAATGCTCCTCTGTCAGAGTTTGAAATACACATTAGAATATTAATTCTAACCTCAAATAGATTCCACTTTGCAGAGAGGCAGAATTGAGTGCGTGGATTAGTGGCTGAGCTCCCTCCTGCACGTCTCGCATTAGCTGGGAGCACAGGAGGCGCGTCAGCATGTCCTGCCAGGAGAGCCAGGCATGACGGTAGATGGGTGTCCACACATTCCCCGGGTTGACTTCCGTGACCAAGATGCCTACGAGTAATGGGTTGGCTGGTTAATAAgttaaaattgtaaaagaggttggggtttttaaaacagcAATCACCCCAAACCCTTCAAAAGCCCCTTGCagtatttggggaaattttaaaatttcaatttttaaaccttttttaaagactttttccCTATTCTTagaaaaccccacccaccccttttattttattattattattattattattattattattattattattattattgtttttaggggAGGATGAATTTGATGAAATCAGTAATaaacttttcttatttcttttttattgtacaAAATAATAACCCACTCTTTGTTGAAAAGCCCTTGGAGTGCACCCAGctaacccaaagggaaaactaaactaaaaccaaAGGGGACAAATCTAACTGAAACCCAAAACactaaccaaaaagggaaaaataactaaacccaaaggggaaaaattactaAACCAAAAAGGAAGCAAACTAAAACCAAAGGGGaatcccccgaaaaaaagggaaacccggatGACTCCCAGTGGCGGTTTTTTCCAGTGTAGGCGAAAGGACCCAATCTTTTGAGATCTACTGAACTTTTCAAGCATACTTTGTtttagacagaaacagagacagagcagaAGAGGTCAAGGAATAATAAAGGAAGTCCACATGGAAttagtaaatgaatgaaaatgagacaGAATATTGCAGAAGGCGTCTACCAACAGGGCCCTTAAGGGCAGATGGAGAGCTTTTGGGGAATCATCAAAATACAAATTAGTGTTGGTAAGGCTTTATGGGTGGATGTCATGAAAATACTCAGCATATCaatttcatttgttcatttgcatGGTATCACTCTATGATACTAAAAAGTaagtttgtacaaaaaaaaaaaaaaaaaaatctgattgttAGATAAAAGGATGAATTGTCTTTTCAATCTGATGCAATTGTGACATATCAGCTGACTAAATAATTACCTCTATTTATTCAAAATTTGATATCTAGTTGTTAAAAATTCTTCTgcagattaaaaaaatatgacattTGAAATCACCAAAAACATATTCCAGCATCCTGTGGGAACATGGATACAGCTTGCCCTGCATTCTCACCTAAGTGTGTTTAAGCATAGGATGTCTGTCCTTTAGGATTAAGAGGATGGATGTTAATGAGCTGAGTCTAGGAGACACCTTTGATTACTTGAGCAAATACTTTTATCAGAACACTTgtataaatttcctttttaaaaaatgtgcaaACCTTGTTAAAATTTCTGGCCAACTTCTTTCCAAAAGAAACTTGTGCAAATCTCAATGaatagataagagaaaaggggaaagaagcagTTACATAGAAGCTCAAATACTTGAACTTTACagaagattataattataacagtaataataataataataataataataataataataataagtcattcAAAATCTtcctaaacatataaaaatttactatGACATTTCTTTAGGACATGCTTTACCATTTTGCAGACATGAGTAATATGGCAGGGCTTTTCTACATTATCACTGTTTATctaaaatgattatttaaaaattctatCAATACGGCCTGCAAATTAGGATTCTTTCCTTGGGTTTATTATGCTTTTGCCAGTTTCTCATATGAATAAACACTGTGATGAAAAAGGATAAGTCacaaggcagacacacacactcaatgcAACACAGGTCTCACATTCACCTGGAAAACTCTCTGCCACAAACTGTGCAAAGATCCTTAAGGCCAGCTTTGAGATGCCATACAGCTTGACGTGGTCATCAAAATTCTCAACATGCACTGGCTCTCTTGGGTCAAAGGTCTCCACGTCTCTGACAGAAACAAGTCTGTGTGCTTCCGAGGAGACAAAGATGAGGCGCGAATTTGGAGTTTGTCTCACTGTATTGAGCAATAGGGAGGTGAGCAAGAATACACCTGAAAAGGATTGGAAGTTAATGTAATCTGGATTTAATTTAAAGCTAACAAGGTTCACTAACCCATTGCCACCAGGAAAATTTggtgttcactgtagtattgttttgtataatatcTCTACACACAGATGGCACCACAAGTGCTTAGcaacaaaggagtcaattagtaaacCTTGTGACCTTCCCTGATTTCATATTTCCTTGAATTTGgggggctatttttttttccactaatgTCATCAACATCtatgtggttattattatcatacatattataattattataatgttattgacagtATTAATAGCAATacaagctaagaaaaaaatatttgcaaaaatcaaggaaaagggtaaataggtcAGATAGGTAGCAAATGTAACTGGCACTTTAGAGACTAAGTACCTCTGTAGCAACTCATGTGTaaagatatttaatataattaagtcACAGTGGTCATGGGATGTACTTACATGCTATCCCTGGTGGCATCAGGTTCATTTATCACTGCCTttgaaaaaagacacaaaattaaaataataaataaaatgtgtatgGCAATACAAAtacaagtatgtgtatgtgtgtctatataaaatttattatatatatataatatataaaatatataatatatataattatgtatgtagggGTATGTATGGTAGTTTAGATGTAGGTATGTTGTAGTATGATTTTGTAggattatgtatgtaataaaattttgataaaattgtatgtatattaatagtatttatagtatgatatgtaatatattataaaattaataatatattataataatataactttaatatattttataataaatattttatatatttattatgaatatatataaaatatatatatataatggtttttccccttgggcaaggacttccccttgattgccccCTAGTcctggtggcaagccagcccaagccaggcGGCCCCCCGGAAAAATGAGGAATATACCTAAAAGGCACACCATGGGAaaaaactgggggaccctaccaggtTCCAAGActaaaactgaaaaaacaaaatatatttcccattaaataaaaattaaaaaggataaaaatataaaataataaatatatagatatatataatatatatatatagaga is a genomic window of Penaeus monodon isolate SGIC_2016 chromosome 10, NSTDA_Pmon_1, whole genome shotgun sequence containing:
- the LOC119577997 gene encoding uncharacterized protein LOC119577997, which encodes MNLMPPGIACVFLLTSLLLNTVRQTPNSRLIFVSSEAHRLVSVRDVETFDPREPVHVENFDDHVKLYGISKLALRIFAQFVAESFPGILVTEVNPGNVWTPIYRHAWLSWQDMLTRLLCSQLMRDVQEGAQPLIHALNSASLQSGIYLSDILEVEGKPGYDPAVTRKLLAASVKLTGKHLAGTPQEISDFI